A single genomic interval of Anopheles marshallii chromosome 2, idAnoMarsDA_429_01, whole genome shotgun sequence harbors:
- the LOC128710266 gene encoding DNA topoisomerase I, mitochondrial → MSVDAAIPPPADSSKVMNGMMDRPNGVSNGHSGSGGENGDRHKSHKSSSKDKHRDKDRDKNREKDKHRDKDRERDKDKNRDKHKSSSSHSSSSKSGTSTSKDKERSDKEKSSSHSSSSKDKEKSHHSSSSSHKSSRSDKERSKDKERDKDKHRSREDGKDRSDRDKKDRERDKSSRSEKDKDKDKHKSASSSTSNSKDKDRDKHKSSSSSSSRDKNKHSSKKDKDKHSSSSSSSKSKDRRREEKEPSTTEVKVKEEPDSGSRTFLNGEGHMLPQNDTMQSNRAGATGPMDVSQASSCDYSMSQFRADETPFPLKAETTDYNNVSNEDGFYQEHDEDDGDEGSRYNDFNNENGHHEQQQQQQGYFGGMQQQHEQYQANVAAIKHEQSDVKQEPQSGQEESEDDIPLSKRKKKDVDDAYENGGKKKKMKTEKKDKKKNKKRSYESDDANDDDEDDIDSKKKVKKSKIKKEPAATQSAKKNTKPTVRTGATTQSSPTKGGRVKKEEEEQEVWKWWEEEKRDDGVKWKFLEHKGPVFAPAYEPLPSHVRFEYNGREMRLSQNAEEVAGFYARMLDHDYTSKDAFNENFFKDWHKTMTSHEKQQITNLELCNFRPMAAYFAEIAEKNRNRTKEEKAALKAANEQLTKEYGICVIDGHKEKIGNFKIEPPGLFRGRGEHPKMGLVKRRVMPEDVIINCSKDSKIPSPPPGHRWKEVRHDNSVSWLASWTENVQGQVKYIMLNPSSKLKGEKDWQKYETARRLLKHIDRIRDTYREEWKSKEMRIRQRAVAMYFIDKLALRAGNEKDDDQADTVGCCSLRYEHIELHKELNGKENVVVFDFLGKDSIRYYNEVEVEKRVFKNLELFKENKKAGDDLFDRLNTTVVNEYLKGLMDGLTAKVFRTFNASYTLQKQLEELTDPSYSVQEKLLAYNRANRAVAILCNHQRAVPKTHEKSMGNLKEKIRLKRENVDQCQKELKDLKKSNVRDPTAYEKKNKQLERLKEQLKKLELQETDRDENKTIALGTSKLNYLDPRISVAWCKKFGVPIEKIFNKTQRDKFRWAIDMADETYVF, encoded by the exons ATGAGTGTGGATGCGGCCATTCCTCCACCAGCG GATTCCTCCAAGGTGATGAATGGAATGATGGACCGGCCGAACGGGGTGAGCAACGGGCATTCGGGCAGTGGAGGTGAAAACGGCGATCGTCATAAAAGCCACAAAAGCTCGAGTAAGGATAAGCACCGAGATAAAGATCGTGACAAGAACCGCGAGAAGGACAAGCATCGTGATAAGGATCGCGAACGAGATAAAGACAAGAACCGCGATAAGCACAAGAGTAGTAGCAGCCACTCGTCATCGTCGAAGAGTGGAACCAGTACGTCCAA GGATAAGGAGCGGTCGGATAAGGAGAAAAGCAGTTCtcacagtagcagcagcaaggaTAAGGAAAAGAGCCATCATAGCAGCTCTTCGTCGCACAAAAGCTCCAGAAGTGATAAGGAACGGTCGAAGGATAAAGAACGGGATAAAGACAAACATCGTTCGCGGGAGGATGGCAAAGATCGGAGCGATCGTGACAAGAAGGATAGGGAACGCGACAAGAGCAGCCGTAGCGAGAAGGACAAGGATAAGGACAAGCACAAATCAGCATCTTCTTCTACGTCGAACAGTAAAGACAAGGATCGAGATAAACATAAGAGCAGCTCCAGCAGCTCCAGCCGGGACAAGAACAAACATTCCAGCAAGAAGGATAAGGATAAGCactcttcatcatcatcgtcgtccaAGAGCAAGGATCGTCGCCGGGAGGAAAAGGAACCTAGTACGACCGAGGTGAAGGTGAAGGAGGAACCGGATTCTGGTTCGAGAACGTTTTTAAATGGCGAAGGTCACATGCTGCCGCAAAATGATACGATGCAGAGCAATCGTGCTGGAGCGACGGGTCCGATGGATGTTTCCCAGGCAAGCTCGTGTGATTACTCAATGTCACAGTTCCGTGCTGACGAAACTCCGTTCCCATTGAAAGCCGAAACTACTGACTATAATAATGTTTCGAATGAGGACGGATTCTATCAAGAgcatgatgaggatgatggaGATGAAGGCAGCCGTTACAATGATTTTAACAACGAGAATGGTCAtcacgaacagcagcagcaacagcaaggaTATTTTGGTggaatgcaacaacaacacgaacaGTATCAGGCGAACGTGGCCGCAATCAAACACGAACAATCCGATGTGAAGCAAGAGCCACAATCGGGACAGGAAGAATCCGAGGATGATATCCCACTGtccaaacggaagaaaaaggaTGTGGACGATGCGTATGAAAATGgtgggaagaagaaaaagatgaagacggagaaaaaggataaaaagaagaacaaaaaacgttCGTACGAATCCGATGATGCGAATgacgacgatgaggacgatATCGATAGCAAGAAGAAGGTGAAGAAGTCGAAGATCAAGAAGGAGCCAGCTGCGACGCAGAGTGCAAAGAAG AACACCAAACCGACCGTCAGGACTGGAGCAACTACCCAATCAAGTCCTACGAAGGGTGGAAGGGTAAAGAAGGAAGAGGAGGAGCAGGAAGTGTGGAAATG GTGGGAAGAAGAAAAGCGTGACGATGGAGTAAAATGGAAGTTCTTGGAGCATAAAGGGCCCGTGTTTGCACCAGCGTACGAACCATTACCGTCGCACGTTCGGTTTGAGTACAATGGAAGGGAAATGAGGCTTTCGCAGAATGCAGAAGAAGTGGCAGGATTTTACGCTCGTATGCTGGATCACGATTACACTTCCAAGGATGCATTCAACGAAAATTTCTTCAAAGATTGGCACAAAACGATGACATCGCACGAAAAACAACAGATTACTAATTTGGAATTGTGCAACTTCCGTCCGATGGCTGCCTACTTTGCCGAGATTGCCGAGAAGAATCGAAACCGcacgaaggaagaaaaggctGCGTTGAAGGCAGCGAACGAACAGCTGACTAAAGAGTACGGCATTTGCGTAATTGACGGGCACAAGGAAAAGATAGGCAACTTTAAAATAGAACCTCCTGGGCTGTTCCGTGGCCGTGGAGAACATCCGAAGATGGGATTGGTGAAGAGGCGCGTCATGCCGGAGGATGTTATCATCAACTGTTCGAAGGATAGTAAAATACCGTCCCCACCGCCGGGCCACCGATGGAAGGAAGTGCGCCATGATAACAGCGTATCGTGGTTGGCCTCCTGGACCGAGAACGTGCAGGGACAGGTAAAGTACATTATGTTAAACCCGAGCTCGAAGCTAAAGGGCGAAAAGGATTGGCAGAAATACGAAACGGCACGCCGCTTGCTGAAACACATCGATCGCATACGGGATACGTATCGTGAGGAGTGGAAGAGCAAGGAAATGCGCATCCGACAGCGTGCCGTTGCTATGTACTTTATCGATAAGCTAGCGCTGCGTGCGGGCAATGAAAAGGATGACGATCAGGCGGATACCGTTGGTTGCTGTTCGCTGCGCTACGAACATATTGAGCTGCACAAGGAGCTTAACGGCAAGGAGAATGTGGTTGTGTTTGACTTTCTCGGTAAGGATTCCATCCGGTACTACAACGAGGTGGAGGTCGAAAAGCGTGTGTTCAAGAATTTGGAGCTGTTCAAGGAGAACAAAAAGGCTGGGGACGACCTTTTCGATAGGTTAAACACGACTGTCGTAAACGAATATCTGAAGGGATTGATGGATG GGCTTACTGCTAAGGTGTTCCGTACATTTAACGCTTCTTACACGCTGCAAAAGCAACTGGAAGAACTAACAGATCCCAGCTATTCGGTGCAGGAGAAACTGCTCGCCTACAACCGTGCTAATCGTGCCGTGGCTATTTTGTGTAACCATCAACGGGCTGTTCCAAAAACGCACGAGAAAAGCATGGGCAATCTGAAGGAAAAGATTCGCTTAAAGCGCGAAAATGTTGACCAATGTCAAAAGGAATTGAAG GATCTCAAAAAGAGCAATGTTCGTGATCCAACTGcgtatgaaaagaaaaataagcaaCTGGAAAGACTTAAGGAGCAACTGAAAAAGCTGGAACTCCAGGAAACGGACAGGGACGAAAACAAGACGATCGCTCTTGGTACATCCAAGTTAAACTATTTGGATCCACGCATCTCCGTGGCTTG GTGCAAGAAATTCGGCGTTCCAATCGAGAAGATTTTCAACAAGACACAGCGTGACAAATTCCGATGGGCGATCGATATGGCTGACGAGACCTACGTGTTTTAA
- the LOC128719884 gene encoding low molecular weight phosphotyrosine protein phosphatase 1-like yields MSEQKKALFICLGNICRSPIAEAVFLKTINNAGVADRWEVDSAAIGSWHVGRNPDHRALATMKKHDLPYNNTARQIKKADFDHYDYIFGMDGENIADLKERAPNGGGKAKILLLGDFDPQQPGAIIRDPYYDKGSEGFEQCYVQCVRCCDGFLAKAQKGEI; encoded by the exons ATGAGTGAACAAAAGAAGGCTCTTTTTATCTGTCTCG GCAACATCTGTCGATCGCCGATCGCGGAAGCAGTGTTCCtcaaaacgataaacaatGCTGGCGTTGCAGATAGATGGGAAGTCGATAGTGCCGCTATTGGATCATGGCACGTTGGCCGAAATCCTGATCATCGGGCTCTAGCAACAATGAAGAAGCACGATTTGCCGTACAATAACACAGCAAGACAAATTAAGAAAGCGGATTTCGACCATTACGACTACATTTTCGGCATGGACGGAGAGAACATTGCTGACTTGAAGGAGCGTGCACCTAACGGAGGCGGTAAGGCGAAAATATTGTTGCTTGGTGATTTCGATCCGCAACAGCCCGGTGCAATCATACGCGATCCTTACTATGATAAGGGCTCGGAGGGATTTGAGCAGTGCTACGTGCAGTGTGTACGCTGTTGCGATGGCTTTCTGGCCAAAGCTCAAAAAGGGGAAATCTGA
- the LOC128719358 gene encoding RUN domain-containing protein 1, translating into MSSIGIRIDEALSLVDQGDQACVGKNTEDEACGNCGDDGNVEVDMKFGLFVENERSVPRNVSEDEFDFDSAFSSESNQGLTDESTIDHHDERSMPDGAVERERLKSLEDEHEVLSSNLIALTSHFAQVQLRLRQIVEAPPQERDSLLKNLEEFAFLGIPEIQQNPVKQNIPEIVANLDRSPESVENLREKQQELIEQLKTQLMDLERYAYESGAGILPQTILLEKQKVIIEEIKKKINLNLNELDLPQLTSEDLRQQVDSALDELVNPLKMKEQLVTQLKTQIQDLERFIGFLQTNEKAEIKKRFLEQQQQKQQCKELSKEHGSRSQHVTDRQTLSPSVVAGHSSVNHGSNTNQAATKRESFNSKAFGLMDKAGTLLQMFALSQFNCGSEHRNSEANYQSKMMARTRQNCWGDIRARLEYDVQEIASLVLALQSEIAPKEADHSEEDEDDPTRPTRGNRKNYELTLLVRKRLAKTIQCLMQHGLRSISESASHSLVPFISGCFSSTGSSNSGTNHSSMSGRSNEGFYRSEVRRKSTGATTTAPKKQTSCPVEDTANSNVEDNLFSQLDDDEDDEMEPQFDSNSVEEMHAWELLLVYYNIKNGDRYNSTPARKLSESFNLDIVDGRPLSNKQSLLSAIGSIVALHSPYKRSYDSQFKAFICAGLNAQKLTQWLYLIFQCKELVSSHYSSWSYVANTGFRDALKTLDRLTQYRFDLPVDLSIRQFKNIKDVFM; encoded by the exons atgtCCTCCATAGGCATACGGATCGACGAGGCTCTGTCGCTTGTAGACCAGGGTGACCAAGCATGCGTTGGAAAGAACACGGAAGATGAAGCCTGTGGCAATTGTGGTGACGATGGCAacgtggaagttgatatgaaatttggtttattCGTTGAGAATGAGCGCTCGGTACCGAGGAATGTGTCGGAAGATGAGTTCGATTTTGATTCTGCGTTCAGTTCCGAATCTAACCAAGGGCTTACGGATGAAAGCACTATCGACCACCACGACGAACGATCCATGCCCGATGGAGCAGTGGAGCGGGAAAGGCTGAAATCACTCGAGGACGAGCATGAGGTCTTGTCGTCGAACCTGATTGCACTGACATCGCATTTCGCTCAGGTACAGCTACGATTACGGCAGATCGTAGAAGCGCCACCCCAGGAACGGGACTCGTTGTTGAAGAATCTCGAAGAGTTTGCGTTCCTGGGCATACCGGAAATACAGCAGAACCCGGTGAAGCAAAACATCCCCGAAATCGTGGCCAATCTCGACCGGAGTCCTGAGTCGGTGGAAAACCTACGCGAAAAGCAGCAGGAACTTATCGAACAGCTGAAAACGCAGCTAATGGATCTGGAGCGGTATGCGTACGAGTCTGGTGCAGGAATTCTTCCGCAAACGATCCTGCTAGAAAAGCAGAAGGTGATCATCGAggagataaagaaaaaaattaacttgAACTTGAATGAACTGGACCTGCCACAGCTCACTTCGGAAGATCTACGCCAGCAGGTGGACAGTGCGCTCGACGAGCTGGTAAATCCGCTGAAGATGAAAGAACAGCTGGTGACGCAGCTCAAAACACAAATTCAAGATCTGGAACGATTTATCGGTTTTCTGCAGACGAATGAGAAGGCGGAAATTAAAAAACGTTTCCttgagcaacagcaacaaaagcaacagTGTAAAGAACTCTCCAAAGAACACGGTAGTAGATCACAACACGTGACTGATCGCCAAACGCTTTCACCGTCCGTAGTGGCCGGTCACAGCTCGGTGAACCATGGTAGCAATACTAaccaagcagcaacaaaacgggAATCCTTCAATAGCAAGGCGTTCGGATTGATGGATAAGGCCGGAACTTTGCTGCAAATGTTTGCCCTGTCCCAGTTCAACTGTGGCAGTGAGCATCGGAACAGCGAGGCCAACTATCAATCGAAAATGATGGCTCGTACACGGCAAAACTGTTGGGGTGATATTCGAGCAAGACTGGAATACGACGTGCAGGAGATTGCATCTTTGGTGCTGGCGTTACAAAGCGAAATAGCACCCAAGGAAGCGGACCATAGCGAGGAAGACGAGGACGATCCTACGCGTCCCACCCGTGGCAATAGGAAGAACTACGAGCTAACGCTGCTGGTTCGCAAACGGTTGGCCAAAACTATCCAATGTTTGATGCAGCATGGTTTGCGTAGCATTTCCGAAAGCGCAAGCCACAGCCTGGTTCCATTCATATCGGGATGCTTTTCATCCACCGGCAGCAGTAACAGTGGCACCAATCATTCCAGCATGAGCGGAAGATCAAACGAAGGCTTCTATCGGTCGGAGGTCAGACGAAAGAGTACGGGAGCGACTACCACTGCACCAAAGAAACAGACATCGTGTCCAGTGGAGGACACGGCGAACTCGAACGTGGAAGACAATCTGTTTTCTCAGCTCGAtgacgacgaagacgacgaaATGGAGCCCCAATTCGACAGCAACAGTGTGGAGGAAATGCATGCCTGGGAGTTATTGCTTGTGTACTATAACATCAAAAACGGCGATCGTTACAACTCGACCCCGGCGAGAAAGTTGTCCGAAAGTTTCAACTTGGATATCGTGGATGGTAGACCGTTATCAAACAAACAG AGTCTTCTCAGTGCTATTGGATCGATTGTTGCATTACACAGTCCCTACAAAAGGAGCTACGATTCGCAGTTTAAGGCATTCATATGTGCCGGACTGAA CGCCCAGAAGTTAACGCAATGGCTGTACCTTATATTCCAGTGTAAGGAACTGGTCAGCTCCCATTATTCCAGCTGGAGCTATGTGGCCAACACCGGTTTTCGTGATGCTCTGAAAACACTGGATCGCTTGACGCAGTATCGTTTCGATCTTCCAGTCGATTTATCGATTCGTCAGTTCAAAAACATCAAAGACGTGTTTATGTAG